Proteins from one Microbacterium faecale genomic window:
- a CDS encoding BlaI/MecI/CopY family transcriptional regulator — protein MTDATTRSELLRLGALEQQVMNVLWDEGPSTVRDVITHIGGKHAYTTIATVLGNLERKELVAPKKEGRSVRYAARHTRDVHAARLMGQALSTSHDRVASILHFIDSIDPHDAELLRAYLEEQRGDG, from the coding sequence ATGACCGACGCGACGACGAGAAGCGAGCTCCTGCGCCTCGGCGCGCTGGAACAGCAGGTGATGAACGTGCTGTGGGACGAGGGCCCATCCACGGTGCGCGACGTGATCACGCACATCGGCGGCAAGCACGCATACACGACGATCGCGACCGTGCTCGGGAACCTCGAGCGCAAGGAGCTGGTCGCGCCGAAGAAAGAGGGCCGCTCCGTGCGGTACGCGGCACGCCACACGAGAGATGTCCATGCCGCACGACTCATGGGACAGGCCCTGTCGACGAGTCACGACCGCGTGGCGTCCATCCTGCATTTCATCGACTCCATCGACCCGCACGACGCGGAGCTGCTCCGCGCGTACCTCGAAGAGCAGCGAGGTGACGGATGA
- a CDS encoding M56 family metallopeptidase — protein sequence MTPFVMPLLLVVALVLAAAAGPHLIRAASPLLMRTPRAAVVILASSLALWVAAFAAVSLVLAWLMTGPRVLSEPLGQVCQRCLAAASPFDPTNMIETSVPRVLLLALPAAVLAALVGIGILRALRHAQRTRAAAAAVASQATRATVRGIDVLLVEDAHPLAFSLPRRRGGIVISTGLLSALDPDETIAVLEHERAHVRQRHHLIIGAIEAIAWPLRWIPLVAAVADAIPHYLEIAADNHARHRAGTPALASALLKLGSPHISADIFRGATAAPVLHAAGPSRVHQLVAPTAIRSALLPIATFLTMLAAFAVVAVGVHGPYMYVLATGCQLPA from the coding sequence ATGACGCCGTTCGTCATGCCGCTCCTGCTGGTCGTCGCGCTCGTCCTCGCGGCGGCGGCTGGCCCGCACCTGATCCGAGCGGCCTCTCCGCTGCTCATGCGCACCCCCCGCGCGGCCGTCGTGATCCTCGCGAGCAGCCTCGCGCTGTGGGTCGCGGCGTTCGCCGCGGTCAGTCTCGTACTGGCGTGGCTCATGACGGGACCGCGGGTGCTGTCGGAGCCCCTGGGGCAGGTCTGTCAGCGCTGCCTCGCCGCGGCCAGCCCGTTCGACCCCACGAACATGATCGAGACTTCCGTGCCCAGGGTCCTGCTGCTCGCGCTCCCGGCGGCTGTGCTCGCCGCTCTCGTCGGCATCGGGATCCTGCGCGCGCTTCGCCACGCGCAACGCACCCGCGCCGCCGCGGCCGCCGTCGCGTCTCAGGCCACACGAGCGACGGTGCGGGGAATCGACGTCCTCCTCGTCGAGGACGCGCACCCGCTGGCGTTCTCGCTGCCGCGCCGTCGAGGCGGCATCGTCATCTCGACCGGCCTGCTGTCCGCACTGGATCCCGACGAGACGATCGCCGTGCTCGAGCACGAGCGCGCGCACGTGCGGCAGCGGCACCATCTGATCATCGGCGCCATCGAAGCGATCGCCTGGCCGCTGCGCTGGATCCCTCTCGTGGCGGCGGTTGCGGACGCAATCCCGCACTATCTCGAGATCGCCGCGGACAACCACGCCCGCCACCGCGCAGGCACGCCCGCGCTGGCGAGTGCGCTGCTGAAACTCGGATCCCCGCACATCAGTGCCGACATCTTCCGTGGCGCGACGGCTGCCCCGGTCCTGCACGCCGCCGGCCCGAGCCGCGTGCATCAGCTCGTGGCGCCGACGGCGATCCGTTCCGCGCTGTTGCCGATCGCGACCTTTCTGACGATGCTCGCCGCGTTCGCGGTCGTCGCCGTCGGGGTCCACGGCCCGTACATGTACGTCCTGGCCACAGGGTGTCAGCTGCCCGCGTAG
- a CDS encoding L-rhamnose mutarotase: protein MKRIASVIGLDPANREEYEAYHAAVWPEVLQTITDCNIRNYSIFRYGDLLFSYYEYVGDDYEGDMAKMAADPATQKWWAIQKPLQTRLPDTPEAEQWFPIPEVFHHD from the coding sequence ATGAAGCGCATCGCATCCGTCATCGGCCTGGATCCCGCGAATCGGGAAGAGTATGAGGCGTATCACGCCGCGGTTTGGCCGGAGGTGCTGCAGACGATCACGGACTGCAATATCCGCAACTACTCGATCTTCCGGTACGGCGACCTGCTCTTCTCCTACTACGAGTACGTCGGCGACGATTACGAGGGGGACATGGCGAAGATGGCGGCTGATCCCGCGACGCAGAAGTGGTGGGCGATCCAGAAGCCGCTGCAGACGCGGCTGCCGGATACGCCCGAGGCCGAGCAGTGGTTCCCGATCCCCGAGGTCTTCCACCACGACTGA